Part of the Candidatus Brocadia sinica JPN1 genome, AGCTATCACGCTTGCAGGCAATGCCGAACAGATCCATAAGGAAATCGAAGAGCTTCATAGCCTTGCTTTAAAGGCAAAGGCAGTAGAAGATGCGGAAGCAGAGGCAAAGCTTTTCCGCCTTAAAGAGCTTCTCCACAAAGAGGGTTTTTTCGATCACCCTGAAAAGAGGCTCCTTATTTTCACGGAATTCAAAGATACGCTTGATTATCTCATGGCGCGCTTCAAGACGTGGGGCTTCCGGGTTGGTTGTATCCATGGTAGCATGAGGTCTGGCTCGCGGGATGAGCCGGGAACCCGTCTTTATGCAGAACAACAATTTAAGGAAGGGAATATCCAGATCCTTGTTGCAACTGAGGCGGCAGGAGAAGGCATCAACCTGCAATGCTGCAATGTCTTGTTCAACTACGATATCCCGTGGAACCCGAATCGCCTTGAACAACGCATGGGACGAATCCACCGTTACGGGCAGCAAGAGAATTGTCTTATCTTTAATTTTGTTGCTACGAATACCATCGAGGGACGAGTATTACAACGGTTACTCGAAAAACTGCAGGAAATCCGTGATGCCCTTGACGATGACGCCGTTTTCAATGTCGTTGGGGAAATCCTTCCTGCTGCCCATATAGAAAAGGTACTCCGGGATTATTATGCAGGCCGTCTGGGTGATGAAGACCTGGAAGACCGTCTCCTGAAAAATGTTGATGAGGCACAGTTTCGTGCTATTTGTCAGAACGCTCTCGAAGGACTTGCATCCAAGAAACTCAACTTAGAAATGCTTATCGAACGTCGCGCCAGGGCGCAGGAATGTCGTGTCGTCCCGGAAACGATTGCACGCTTCCTGCGTGAGGCATCTGAATACGTACCGCTTCATTTGAAATTTGTCCCAACTATTCCTCACGCCTTCGAACCTGGGAAAACACCTGCTGTGTTGAGAAGATACGAAACACATTCCAACTGGAAACTGCCATACCTTGCAAACAAGTATCCGCTCAGTTCAACAGACCGCGAAACTGCTGAAAATAACAAGCTCGAATGGGTAACGCCAGGCCACCCATTATTTGAAGCCGTAAGACGTCATATTTGCTTTCTTGCCCAGGATAGCTTCGCAAAAGGCGCATGCTTCTATTCGCTCAAACATGATACACCGTCGCGTCTGGACTTCTACCGCGCCCGCATTGTGGACGGTCTTGGCCAGGTAATACATGAGCGGTTATTTGTTATAGAGATGAAAGAAAATGGCGACCTCCATCTTCAGGAACCTAGCTTGCTTGGGAATCTTATTCCTGCAGATGCCCCGGAAGGCCTGCCTGCTGTTGCATCTGTTCCGGAGTCATTGGCATGGCTCAACGAACATGCGCTTATGCCGTTTCTTGAAGAAACCCGTTCAGGGCGTATTGCTGAGGTCGAACGTATCGCTGCACACATTGAACTATCACTTACCGAATTACTTCAGAAGGCAGATGAAGAAATTGGTAAAGCCGCATCAGATATGGAGCAAAAGGTACACGGCGCAGAAGGGCGTCTTGCACAGGCAGAAGCGCGTCATGCAGAAATCCTCAATCGTCGCGAAAACCGTAGGCAGGAGCTTGAGCGCCAAAAATCGCTTTCCTTGCAGGCAGTAGAAAGGATAACGAGCGTTCTTATCCTTCCTCACCCTGAAAGAGAAGCCCCGGAAGTCCGGCGTTTGAGACCCGACTTTGAAGTAGAGGCTGCTGCCATGCAGGTTGTCCTTGAGTATGAAAAGTCTCAAAATCGTCAGGTATTTGATGTCCATGAAAAGAATCTCGGTTATGACATTACCAGTCTTGACCTGAATTCCGGTGAACTAAGACTCATAGAGGTTAAAGGCATTGGCAGTTCTACAGGACAAATCCTGCTTACGCCCAACGAGCGCCGTGTTGCCGAAGATCGCAGGGACTGTTACTGGCTCTATGTAGTTACCGATTGTAACACAAAGCCACAACTACAGGAACCAATCAAGGACCCCGCACGGTTTGAATGGCGAGAAGTAACCAAGGTTGCGCACTATTATCTTTCTGTTGATGCACTAAAGCAACCGATGCAGGTAAGGGAAGAATCGCATCCGTTTGGAGAGAAAAAAGGATAATACCTTTAAAAGAGGATAGTAATAAATGTGTGATAAGATAATTTGACAAGATATGCAATTGTATGAACGACCAAACGCTAAAATAGGTAATACCAAATTAAAAGGGTAGCAAATTGAATAATACCAGAATTCATAAAATTAGCTACTCTTCAGGAAATTATGTGGACATCAAGGCTTATTATAATTACATTAACTGTATGGAAAAAACCCGCCTGCCAATAGGTAGAATGCTCAAGCAGACAATTTATTGCCTGTTTATTGGTGTTTTAAAAATTTTTTATTGACTGTTAAATGCAATTTAATTACAAGATTAAAAAACTATTTCTAAAATCCGATTGAATTAAGGTAATTAAATGGGAGAAATACTTAAAAATCCACCACTCGTTGAAGCAGTATGTGAGTTTCAGTTTGACCCAGAATCAAAATGGGATTGGACGATTCCTGGCCTCTTATTTGAAAAAATAGGTGGAGAGTTTTCCGAACGGGCAGAGGTGCATCGTTTAGGAGTAACAGTTCAGCAGTTAAGCAGAAAAATTACACAGCCATCTGTCATTGAATCGGGACCTGAAAGGATTCAGCTAAAGCGTTCAGATAGTAGCGCCATGGTCCAGGTTGGCCCAAGGCAACTAATTATTAACCATTTACGACCTTATAAGAATTGGGACACATTCTGTGAGTTAATACTTCGGATTTATTCAACATATTTAAGCGTAATCCAAAGTGGACGAATATCACGACTCGGCCTACGATACGTCAACCAAATAGAGCTCACAGAATTTAGTTCTGATTGGAAAAACATAATTTCCATATGGCCATCATTTCCGAATAAACTTAAACGGGATGTTGCTACTTTTTTTCAAAGATATGAATTAAAACACAATAAGCCGGAAGGAGTACTTATCCATCAGACTGGTCTCATTCAGTCCGATGATAAATCCATGGTTGTGTTAGATCTTGATTTTATCTCAACTGCGGTTTCTGAATTAGTCGAAAAAGATCAAGTTGCAGAATGGCTTAATCAGGCACACGATCGAATTGAAGAGTCTTTTATTGACTCATTGACGCCGGATGCTTATACATGGCTCAAGGAAGGGAAAAAATGAATATGGGTACTTATTCTATCAAAAATTATCCTGAAGTTATAAAAGGTGAACACTTAGATGATGATGTACAGAAATGTAACATCAAATTACGGAGTATACCTCCGCATAGAACCTGTACCAGCGTTTTATCAACGGTGGCGATTAGTCTAATGCTTACGGCTCAGACCCCAAGCACCTATGTTATCGACCCATTCCCGGAATTTAATGTCATAGAAGAGTGGCAGTTATTACGTCAGCGTCCTGCAAAGACTCCTCTTGGTGAGCGACTTATGCGCATACGGGAACGTATAATTAAATCTGGAGTACCGCTTTTGGATTGGGATGGCATTGAGCATGAAGTAGTTGAACGCCGCGGTGAAAAAGCATGACAGAAAATAAAATCTTAACGTATGTTGATGCAAATATATTGATAGCAGCAGCACGTGGAAGAGATGATATTCATCAGCGTGCAATGAAAATACTTGATGATCCCAATCGGGAATTTACGGCAAGTGAATTTCTCCGACTTGAAGTGCTACCCAAACCATTATTCAATAAATTAAACGACGAAGCGGAATTCTACGAGGCATTTTTTGAAACTATAGAAAAATGGGCTAGTAATTTTCAAGACATCGTTAAAGATGCTTACAAATATGCGGTTCGTCACGGTCTCAGTGCGCTAGACGCTTTGCACGTTGCCTCAGCGTTAACCGTTGGCGCTGACGAGTTTGTTACAGGAGAAAAACCTACAAAACCTATCAATAGTGTATCCGCATTAAAGATCCATTCTATCCATAGCGAATAAACATCGTGATCCCCAAAGAATGCAAACGGTTGGCGGAGGTGGATTTCCCGATTGCTGTTGTTTCAAAACATTCGGCAAGAGAAAAGTCTATTCGTCACGGGCATCCGTCAACGCTCCACCTATGGTGGGCAAGGCGTCCATTGGCGGCGTGCCGGGCGATGCTCTTAGGACTCTTGCTTCCTGACCCATGTGATAAACTTTGTCCAGAAGACTTCAAGGAAAAGGCACGAAACTTACTGCCGGCGGTACAGGGACAGGTT contains:
- a CDS encoding helicase-related protein — its product is MSANQPIHEGQVLTSALFSEPMRVETVKASGTDSWIIGLVGIQSEQFRRVTLNCQDIKTLTILDSKFSYKGDGALLRLGLQAYSLGIAYEFDPYFGLSISRVDPLPHQLEAVYDYLLKLARVRFLLADDAGAGKTIMAGLLIKELKLRGLIERILIVCPANLTFQWQRELKEKFDEKFLALKGQDIREQFGVNQWLEQKTVLTSLDLAKRTEILPGLQQVHWDLVIIDESHRMSWTPPARKTARYALGELLRDQSDHIMLLTATPHKGDPVNFSLFLQLLDKDAYADVKSIREAMTRRRAPFYLRRTKEAMVYFPERRSDGTWAAKKIFTRRIPHTVDFQIDGQEFELYRDITRFVKQQSTQAAAQGDDPRARAIGFLMSLYQRRLASSTYAIRHSLENRTRRLKEGLKRAQELTRMSPPELPSPEELEEMEEGERERLEEILEAITLAGNAEQIHKEIEELHSLALKAKAVEDAEAEAKLFRLKELLHKEGFFDHPEKRLLIFTEFKDTLDYLMARFKTWGFRVGCIHGSMRSGSRDEPGTRLYAEQQFKEGNIQILVATEAAGEGINLQCCNVLFNYDIPWNPNRLEQRMGRIHRYGQQENCLIFNFVATNTIEGRVLQRLLEKLQEIRDALDDDAVFNVVGEILPAAHIEKVLRDYYAGRLGDEDLEDRLLKNVDEAQFRAICQNALEGLASKKLNLEMLIERRARAQECRVVPETIARFLREASEYVPLHLKFVPTIPHAFEPGKTPAVLRRYETHSNWKLPYLANKYPLSSTDRETAENNKLEWVTPGHPLFEAVRRHICFLAQDSFAKGACFYSLKHDTPSRLDFYRARIVDGLGQVIHERLFVIEMKENGDLHLQEPSLLGNLIPADAPEGLPAVASVPESLAWLNEHALMPFLEETRSGRIAEVERIAAHIELSLTELLQKADEEIGKAASDMEQKVHGAEGRLAQAEARHAEILNRRENRRQELERQKSLSLQAVERITSVLILPHPEREAPEVRRLRPDFEVEAAAMQVVLEYEKSQNRQVFDVHEKNLGYDITSLDLNSGELRLIEVKGIGSSTGQILLTPNERRVAEDRRDCYWLYVVTDCNTKPQLQEPIKDPARFEWREVTKVAHYYLSVDALKQPMQVREESHPFGEKKG
- a CDS encoding TIGR04255 family protein; protein product: MGEILKNPPLVEAVCEFQFDPESKWDWTIPGLLFEKIGGEFSERAEVHRLGVTVQQLSRKITQPSVIESGPERIQLKRSDSSAMVQVGPRQLIINHLRPYKNWDTFCELILRIYSTYLSVIQSGRISRLGLRYVNQIELTEFSSDWKNIISIWPSFPNKLKRDVATFFQRYELKHNKPEGVLIHQTGLIQSDDKSMVVLDLDFISTAVSELVEKDQVAEWLNQAHDRIEESFIDSLTPDAYTWLKEGKK
- a CDS encoding type II toxin-antitoxin system VapC family toxin, whose translation is MTENKILTYVDANILIAAARGRDDIHQRAMKILDDPNREFTASEFLRLEVLPKPLFNKLNDEAEFYEAFFETIEKWASNFQDIVKDAYKYAVRHGLSALDALHVASALTVGADEFVTGEKPTKPINSVSALKIHSIHSE